CTCCTCTCCCCGGTCATAGTAAACCTCTGAACAGGGGCCGCAGGGGCCGCTTCCGTGCTCCCAGAAGTTATCCTCTTTGCCGAACCGGAAGATCCGATCCGCCGGGATCCCGATATCCTTATTCCAGATCTCCCAGGCCTCATCGTCCTCCAGGTAAACAGAAGGATAGAGCCGGTCCGGGTCAAGTCCCACCACTTCCGTCAGGAACTCCCAGGTCCAGGCGATAGACTCCTTCTTAAAGTAATCTCCAAAGGAAAAATTCCCCAGCATCTCAAAGAAAGTCCCGTGCCGGGCTGTCTTTCCTACATTCTCGATATCCCCCGTACGGATACACTTCTGGCAGGTGGTCACACGCTTGCAGGGCGGGATCTCCTGTCCGGTAAAATAAGGCTTAAGCGGCGCCATACCGGAATTGATCAAGAGCAGACTCTTGTCATTATGGGGCACCAGGGAAAAACTCTTCATGGCCAGATGTCCCTTGCTCTCGAAGAACTCCAGGAACATTCTTCTTAATTCATTCACTCCGTATTTCTGCATAACTTCCTCCTATATTCAGGCTATCCTCTAATTATAAAGAGAGCCCCGGCGTTTGTCAACGCCGGGGATTTCTTATTCTCAAACCTCTGTCAGGCAAGATCTTCTGCCAGCCGCCGGATAGTATCTTCATCTTCTTCCAAAATCTCCGCGATCTCCGGGATGGTCTTTCCTTTAGCCAGCTTCTTCCGGATCTGCTCCTGCAATTTATCCATCTGGCCGGCCTCTCTTCCGACCTTCTCTCCAGCCTCCCAGCCAGCCTTCTCTCCAGCCTCCCAGGCTTCTTCCCGCTCCTGCCGGATATGCTTCTCCTGATCATATTCATAGATACTCACGTTCTTCGCCTCCCTGCGATTCTTCTCCAAGAACTCCTTCAGGATCCCCTCCCGGATACACTCCGTGATGGCCCGTTCCACCGCCTCCGCAATAGGCTGCTCTCTGGCGTACTGTCTCACCCGCCCCGTATACTCCGCGTATTCCCACAGAGTATGGCAGGCCTCCATCAACTCCGGGTTATGTCCCTGGTTCACGTTCAGCACCAGCACCTTCAGGTCCAGCATAGGTTCTTCTTCCTTCACCGTATACAGGTCAGAAAGCTTCAGGATCTGCCGATCTGGTTGCTCTTCCTCTCCATTGTAGAACACGACGAACCTGGGGATTGGCAACTCCACCTTTTTTGTTCCATACAGGTTGGCATCCATCGTCATCCCTGAGAACATGTCCGATAAGTAAAAGAAAAACCGTAATGGCAAGTTGGGACTGTAAGTAGACTGATGTTCATACAGGGACAGCCGGGCGTCGATGAGGAATGACAGGTCATTCTTCATGGACATATAGATGGCGTTCTCCAGGGTGTTAATCTCCAGAAGTTCCGGATCCTCATAGTGTTTCCCGCTAATAGCATTATACAGTTCCAGCAGTTTCCTCTTGTCTTCAAAGATCATGACAAATAGACGTGCCTTATACAGGCGGTTCGGTTTCTTCTCCATCCAGTTTCCTCCTTTGAAATAAAATGTCCGCAGGAGGCATCTGTCTTCTTCTATGAAACCTCTCTGCGATGTTTGATTGGGATACAAAGCATTGAGATTTCTTCTGACAGATCCTGTCTGAATGTTCGACGCGGCAGACACCGCAAAGAAGTGAACAGCTAGAAATGTAAATGCTTTTGTTATGGAAAATTTATCACTGAACCAGCAGACTGTCAACTGCTTTTTCTTTCAAAAATCTGCACCCTAATAAAAAAGTGCCTTGCAGCCCTTTCAAAGGCCACAAGACACTTCCTTCATTATGATGTTTTATTCAGTCAAATCTTCTCTTTAATCCATTTCCATCTCTTCTGCCAGCCTCCGAATAGTATCTTCATCTTCTTCCAAAATCTCCGCAATCTCCGGGATGGTCTTCCCCTTGGCCAGCTTCTTCTGAATCAGTTCTTTTAGTTTTTTCTCCTCTCCTTTATGTTCTCCGGCCTTCTCTCCATCTTCCCATGCTTCTTCCCGCTCCTGCCGGATATGCTTCTCCTGGTCATATTCATAGATACTCACGTTCTTCGCCTCCCTGCGATTCTTCTCCAAGAACTCCTTCAGGATCCCCTCCCGGATACACTCCGTAATGGCCTGCTCCACCGCTTCCGCAATGGGCTGTTCTTTGGCGTATTTCCTCACCCGCCCCGTATACTCTGCGTATTCCCACAGAGTATGGCAGGCTTCCATCAACTCCGGGTTATGTCCCTGATTCACGTTCAGCACCAGCACCTTCAGCTCCAGCATAGGGTCTTCTTCCTTCACCGTATACAGGTCAGAGAGCTTCAGGATCTGCCGGTCCGGTTGATCCGCTTCCCCATTGTAGAAGACTACAAACCTGGGAGCTGGCAACACCACCTTCTTCGTTCCATACAGGTTGGCGTCCGCTGTCATTCCAGAGAACATATCCGACAAGTAAAAGAAAAAGCGCAGCGACAAGTTGGGACTATAGGTGGACTGATGTTCATACAGGGACAGCCGGGCGTCGATGAGGAATGACAGGTCATTCTTCATCGACATATAGATAGCGTTCTCCAAGGTATTGATCTCCAGAAGTTCCAGATCCTCATAGTGTTTCCCACTGATGGCATTGTACAGTTCCAGCAGTTTCCTCTTGTCTTCAAAGATCATGACAAATAAGCGTGCCTTATACAGGCGGTTCGGTTTCTTTTCCATCCAGTTTCCTCCTTTGAAAAAAATGTCCGCAGGAGGCATCCGTCTTCTTCTGCGAAACCTCACTGCGTTGTTTGATTGGGATACAAAGCATTGAGATTTCTTCTGACAGATCATGTCTGAATGTTCGACGCGGCAGACGCCGCCAAGAAGTGAACAGCTAGAAATGTAAATGCTTTTGTTATGGCAAATTTACCACTGATTTCTTATGCTGTCAACTCTTTCTCTTATTTAATTTTTTCAATATAATTTGTTTTCCTCTGTTTCATTTTCACTTATGCGCCATATCAATATTTCTGCCTCCGTTTCCCCGAACACAAAAAGACCACCCGCACATCTCCATGTACGGATGATCTTCTGTGATTCCTGATCTCTATCTGGTTTTAATCCAGCTGGATCTCCTCCAGCTCCTTGGGCGGGATCTGTTTGGTGGACGCCTTCACGAAGTCCTGGATCTTCTTCTGGGCCTTGGCCACCGGGATATTGGTTCCGGCGCCTGCCACACAGCCGCCGGGGCAGCCCATTCCTTCAATAAGGCAGCCGTTCATCTTGCCAGCCTTGGCCAGGGCCAGGGTTTTCTTGCACTCTGCCAGGCCTTCCGCGTGCTCGATGTGCACATCCACGTCCGGGTAGTACTCATTGATACATTTCTCAATGGCCTGGGCCACGCCGCCGGCCACCGCGTATCCTCTTCCCGCTCCGGTGGCGTTGTGGAAGGAGGACTCCGCCTCATATTTGGTCAGATCGATGTCTCTTGCGTCGAACATGGCCTGCAATTCTTCAAAAGTGACTACAAAGTCCACATCGCTTCGCACAGTACGCCGCATGGCCTCCAGCTTCTTGGCCGCGCAGGGCCCGATGAACACCACTTTGGCATCGGGGTGCTTCTGCTTGATGGTCCGGGCAGTGGCTACCATAGGCGTCAGTTCCTGGGACACTTCATCGACCAGGTCCGGGAAATATTTCTTCGCCAGCATGGCCCAGGAAGGACAGCAGGAAGTGAGCAGGAAGGGCAGTTCTCCGGTGGTCACCTTCTCCACATAGTGATGGGCCTCCGCAACAGCTCCGATATCCGCACCCAGCGCCACCTCGTAGAACTCCGCGAAGCCCAGCTCCTGCAGGGCCGCCTTTAAGTTCCTGGGAGTGATGTTGTCCCCAAATTGTCCGTAGAAGGCCGGAGCGATCTCCGCGATGATCTCATCCC
This window of the Massilistercora timonensis genome carries:
- a CDS encoding 4Fe-4S dicluster domain-containing protein — translated: MMRGLDTTVRRIRRKVFEKVARLGFESSDETLNDDMEAIPYEIVNEDTKVKYRESVYRARSIVRERLRLAMGLSLRPENKPVHLTAGVEASNISEKYYEPPLMQVIPSACEACEERGYEVSNMCKGCLAHPCMEVCPKGAISFVKGKSYIDQEKCIKCGKCKSVCPYDAISKKERPCARACGVNAITSDKMGRAYIDSEKCVSCGMCMVSCPFGAISDKSQIFQLAHALKKGDEIIAEIAPAFYGQFGDNITPRNLKAALQELGFAEFYEVALGADIGAVAEAHHYVEKVTTGELPFLLTSCCPSWAMLAKKYFPDLVDEVSQELTPMVATARTIKQKHPDAKVVFIGPCAAKKLEAMRRTVRSDVDFVVTFEELQAMFDARDIDLTKYEAESSFHNATGAGRGYAVAGGVAQAIEKCINEYYPDVDVHIEHAEGLAECKKTLALAKAGKMNGCLIEGMGCPGGCVAGAGTNIPVAKAQKKIQDFVKASTKQIPPKELEEIQLD